The following proteins are encoded in a genomic region of Desulfosporosinus youngiae DSM 17734:
- a CDS encoding cell wall-binding repeat-containing protein, which yields MKRTKKALASLAIAGMTLSMIPFNVFAASPVPTRIAGVTAEQTAVKIADQTGYTGKAILASSTSYGMVDALTAGPLAASLKAPILLTGAGDMLDAATKAELTKLAVKTVYVTSGTAVIKQGVIDELKAMDIEVIELGGFDRAETSVNIAKKMTGVSKVAIANTVPDALSIASVASAANQPILLTDKDALPASVADYLASAGVTASDVIGGTGVISDAVVAGLPGATRHFGMTAYDTNNQVIQDFAAGLEFDNVYVANGVTGIDALAGAPLAAQTKSAIVLTDGKTVPAAAAFTYSKSSTSSVVTALGGEAVVPESVRAGVAAGAVTPDSNELKIVSVNALNDANSVLEISFSKAITKLETSDVAIQNSNTLARYGVKSVLLSSNGMTATVELYSHDDANQANPVLSYVTNYTVTVNADGTSLKTTFNRPAYVKERILDVDPSGRKIQVGAVTINIPKTVNFDYADALGRKARVWYNSSRDMVNIAYDDETVVSGGLEITKNRAGSNYGEIKIDGTKYDVAETGFNFYVNDSSTTFGNDGDEYDYARVFFNSTGDVELVQAYMWDDYLIVSEVEETVAVSYDDTEINLKDYLLVKDGKQIAASDLDEGDIIYFDADSNDGDGFAVVYNNSVSGEIEDVFSAEIRIDGTTYNFAGLKYGKPTQYLDGDDFEDVDSDVAEEFQAGGRVTLFLDHKGDAIYLTGEQAAVASNKAGFHLTDDAVIYFANNVDTRGTVELEGVDGVGEEQSYTIRIDSLDNVTGTDGKKYQVDKYFPSSPVSTVKINKFGLNADHEVVALDANNHVIKADGTVDASGTTSTIWNNGYGIIDLDDAVDNIVIELKKNDNGKVVGLEFITENTSSALGGDPSVKLSDKFILGSKLLSSTVVFDGHNTGAYDPDADDITVTTWGDLKDKGFKVEEASYYVNSNNEVKYLIIKGTDAEDTTPVNAVVTKVLRNTKLEIIELNVLVDGVKKTYTVDKVTDSGIVKGSIVELLVNDDSGIVADINDNAHPRLVSGVVTDVVISTRTVQIDGTDYTLVSDGSVINAKDVNDILVKALRDIKVNDRVEVSLDEQVPGGSLFIDLVKIIPTP from the coding sequence ATGAAGAGAACGAAAAAAGCCTTGGCTTCATTAGCAATCGCAGGTATGACATTAAGCATGATTCCTTTTAATGTTTTCGCTGCTTCACCAGTTCCAACTCGTATTGCCGGTGTAACTGCTGAACAAACTGCTGTAAAAATCGCTGACCAAACTGGTTATACGGGTAAAGCAATTCTCGCATCCTCAACCTCTTACGGTATGGTTGATGCATTGACTGCTGGTCCTCTGGCTGCTTCCTTAAAAGCTCCTATATTATTGACCGGAGCTGGAGACATGCTGGATGCTGCTACCAAAGCTGAACTCACTAAACTCGCAGTTAAAACCGTCTATGTAACGAGCGGAACTGCTGTTATTAAACAAGGCGTTATCGATGAGTTAAAGGCCATGGATATCGAAGTTATTGAACTTGGCGGATTTGACCGTGCTGAAACGTCCGTCAACATCGCTAAGAAAATGACTGGAGTAAGCAAAGTTGCTATCGCTAACACCGTTCCAGACGCACTTTCTATCGCTTCAGTAGCATCAGCTGCTAATCAGCCGATCCTCTTAACTGACAAAGATGCGCTTCCTGCTAGCGTTGCTGACTACCTAGCAAGCGCTGGGGTTACAGCCAGTGATGTTATTGGTGGGACAGGCGTTATCAGTGATGCAGTAGTAGCTGGACTCCCAGGCGCAACTCGTCACTTTGGTATGACTGCTTATGATACCAATAACCAAGTTATCCAAGACTTCGCAGCTGGACTTGAGTTTGACAATGTTTATGTTGCTAATGGCGTAACTGGTATCGATGCTCTTGCAGGTGCTCCACTTGCAGCTCAAACCAAATCCGCTATTGTCCTCACAGATGGAAAAACTGTTCCTGCTGCAGCTGCTTTCACATACAGCAAATCCTCTACTAGTAGTGTAGTTACCGCTCTCGGCGGTGAAGCTGTTGTTCCTGAGAGTGTACGCGCTGGCGTTGCTGCTGGTGCAGTTACACCTGATTCGAATGAGCTGAAGATTGTATCTGTAAATGCACTTAACGATGCTAACAGCGTTCTCGAAATTTCATTCAGTAAGGCTATCACTAAGCTCGAAACATCAGATGTTGCAATTCAAAACTCTAACACATTAGCGCGCTATGGCGTCAAAAGTGTATTATTGTCTTCAAATGGTATGACAGCAACCGTTGAATTATATTCCCATGATGATGCTAACCAAGCAAATCCTGTACTTTCTTACGTTACTAATTATACCGTGACAGTAAATGCTGATGGAACGAGTCTTAAGACTACATTCAACCGCCCTGCATATGTCAAGGAAAGAATTCTAGATGTTGACCCGAGTGGTCGTAAAATTCAAGTTGGAGCAGTAACAATCAATATTCCTAAAACTGTGAATTTTGATTATGCTGACGCGCTAGGCCGTAAAGCACGTGTATGGTATAACTCTTCCCGTGACATGGTAAATATCGCATATGATGATGAAACAGTAGTTTCAGGTGGACTTGAAATTACTAAAAATCGAGCAGGTAGTAATTATGGAGAAATCAAAATTGACGGCACCAAATACGATGTGGCTGAAACTGGCTTTAACTTCTATGTAAACGATTCAAGCACAACTTTCGGTAACGATGGCGATGAGTATGACTATGCTAGAGTGTTCTTTAACAGTACCGGAGATGTTGAGCTAGTCCAAGCCTACATGTGGGATGATTATCTTATCGTTTCCGAAGTAGAGGAAACTGTAGCTGTCTCTTATGACGACACTGAAATTAACCTTAAAGACTACCTCCTTGTTAAGGATGGCAAGCAAATCGCTGCTAGCGATCTAGATGAAGGCGACATCATTTACTTTGATGCTGATTCTAATGACGGAGATGGATTTGCGGTAGTTTACAACAATTCTGTTTCCGGTGAGATCGAAGATGTATTTAGCGCTGAAATCAGAATTGATGGAACAACCTATAACTTTGCAGGTCTTAAGTATGGCAAGCCAACCCAATATCTAGATGGAGACGACTTTGAAGATGTTGACAGCGATGTAGCTGAAGAGTTCCAAGCTGGCGGAAGAGTTACATTGTTCTTAGACCATAAAGGCGATGCTATCTATCTTACTGGTGAGCAGGCTGCTGTGGCATCAAATAAAGCAGGTTTCCATTTAACTGACGATGCAGTAATCTACTTTGCAAATAACGTAGATACTAGAGGAACAGTGGAGTTAGAAGGTGTTGATGGAGTAGGCGAAGAGCAATCCTACACCATCCGTATCGATTCCCTAGACAATGTTACTGGAACCGATGGCAAGAAATATCAAGTAGATAAGTACTTCCCATCAAGCCCTGTCAGTACCGTTAAGATTAATAAGTTTGGACTAAATGCGGATCATGAAGTTGTTGCGTTGGATGCTAATAATCACGTAATTAAAGCTGATGGAACTGTTGATGCTAGTGGGACAACTTCTACCATTTGGAATAATGGTTATGGGATTATCGATCTTGATGATGCAGTAGACAACATTGTTATTGAGCTTAAGAAAAATGATAATGGCAAAGTTGTTGGTTTAGAATTCATTACTGAGAACACATCATCAGCTCTTGGCGGTGATCCTTCAGTCAAATTGAGTGATAAGTTCATTTTAGGTTCTAAGCTGTTATCTAGTACTGTAGTATTTGATGGGCATAATACTGGAGCATATGATCCAGATGCAGATGACATTACAGTAACTACTTGGGGAGATCTAAAAGATAAAGGCTTCAAGGTAGAGGAAGCTTCTTATTATGTGAATAGTAATAACGAAGTAAAATATCTGATTATCAAAGGAACAGATGCTGAAGATACTACTCCGGTCAATGCAGTCGTAACAAAAGTGTTACGTAACACTAAACTTGAAATCATTGAGTTGAATGTTTTAGTTGATGGTGTTAAGAAGACTTATACCGTGGATAAAGTTACGGACTCCGGTATCGTTAAAGGTTCCATTGTAGAGCTTCTAGTTAACGATGATAGCGGCATAGTTGCGGATATCAATGATAACGCACATCCGCGACTTGTTTCAGGTGTTGTCACAGATGTAGTAATTTCTACTCGTACAGTCCAAATCGATGGCACTGATTACACATTGGTATCTGACGGATCAGTAATCAATGCTAAAGATGTTAATGACATCTTAGTCAAAGCATTAAGAGATATTAAAGTCAATGATCGAGTAGAAGTCTCACTTGATGAGCAGGTACCAGGCGGTAGTCTCTTCATTGACCTTGTAAAAATTATCCCAACTCCATGA
- a CDS encoding IS66 family transposase: protein MNKEWKELPHKERKRKRLEQSIPVLNAFFAWAENVNTHQEPLKKAIRYTLNHRESFTKLSVGWAYSISNNMSENSIRAVALARKNFLFSDTPQGAEASALVSIIETAKANGLDPYEYLVYIFRNLLNLDFYNKPESFRRLHALGGFVAGILLCEETNKEAEEGK, encoded by the coding sequence TTGAATAAGGAATGGAAAGAGCTTCCGCATAAGGAGCGTAAACGGAAGCGTCTAGAACAGAGTATTCCTGTTCTGAATGCCTTTTTCGCGTGGGCCGAAAATGTGAATACCCATCAAGAACCGTTAAAGAAAGCCATCAGATATACACTGAACCATAGGGAGAGCTTTACAAAACTTTCTGTCGGATGGGCGTATTCTATCTCAAATAATATGAGTGAGAATTCAATAAGAGCTGTAGCTTTAGCACGAAAGAACTTCCTCTTCTCCGACACCCCACAGGGTGCCGAAGCAAGTGCACTTGTTAGCATCATAGAAACTGCTAAAGCCAATGGCTTGGACCCTTATGAATATCTAGTCTATATATTTAGAAATCTGCTCAATCTTGATTTTTATAATAAGCCAGAGTCATTTAGAAGGCTTCATGCCTTGGGCGGATTCGTTGCCGGAATTCTGTTATGCGAAGAAACCAATAAGGAAGCTGAGGAAGGAAAATAA
- a CDS encoding IS66 family transposase has product MYQKYALTVPLYVRRRGLRMGIALTRSMMSNWVIQCASAWLKPMCERMREKLLTYD; this is encoded by the coding sequence ATGTACCAAAAATATGCCTTAACGGTTCCACTTTACGTCAGGAGAAGGGGGCTGCGTATGGGCATAGCCTTAACCCGATCAATGATGTCAAACTGGGTGATTCAGTGTGCTTCCGCCTGGCTGAAGCCAATGTGTGAAAGAATGCGCGAAAAGCTGCTTACTTATGATTAA
- the tnpA gene encoding IS66 family insertion sequence element accessory protein TnpA, giving the protein MARDLAQEQLWRDRIEECGQSGLSIQAWCVQNGLKKTAYHYWARKFKLQEQKETGDNPFAVVVLLPKRENGVKETTPLKAEFSLSFGDYCIGIPDGFNPVTLEELVKVLRKL; this is encoded by the coding sequence ATGGCTAGAGATTTAGCCCAAGAACAACTTTGGAGAGACCGCATTGAAGAATGCGGACAAAGTGGACTTAGTATCCAAGCTTGGTGTGTTCAAAACGGGCTGAAGAAAACCGCTTATCATTATTGGGCCAGAAAGTTTAAACTTCAAGAACAGAAAGAGACAGGAGATAATCCCTTTGCGGTAGTGGTTCTGCTCCCTAAACGTGAAAACGGTGTGAAAGAAACGACGCCGCTCAAGGCGGAATTTTCCTTATCGTTTGGAGACTATTGCATCGGCATACCCGATGGTTTTAATCCTGTAACCTTAGAAGAACTGGTAAAGGTTCTGCGAAAGCTATGA
- the tnpC gene encoding IS66 family transposase, which produces MSEVESIKTLEHRITELEKENKLLHETIQHLTRKLFGRSSEKTSVLDLGQMSLFDEAETESNPKAVEPDLKQVEGYRRKKFNGQRKELLKDLPHEKRLCTLLEDDRFCEECQTTLVSVGEEFMRTEIEFIPAKVRVIDLYRETFECRSCRKNGLPYMEKAPVPSPVIQHSMASPSTVAWVMHQKFVNALPLYRQEKEWKTLGVELSRATMANWIMVAARDWLTLLLQRMHQKLLAENYLHADETPVQVLNEEGRKNTTDSYMWIYSTGKHCEHPIRIFEYQPGRSGKYPQKFLKGFKGYLHTDAYSGYQKVEGITRCLCWAHVRRNFVDALPKDIHSPEATLASDGIRFCNELFEKEKALEGCSREVRQTERLKQEQPVLEAFWTWVDFHRNKVLPKSKLGEALNYAVNHKQELMNYLKDGNCSLSNNLAENSIRPFTIGRKNWLFSGSPKGATSSAAVYSMIESAKANGLNPYKYLCFIFRELPGVQFGQYPEFLEDYLPWSPDVQAVCK; this is translated from the coding sequence ATGAGTGAAGTGGAATCGATAAAGACACTTGAACATCGCATCACCGAACTGGAGAAGGAAAACAAACTTCTTCATGAAACCATTCAGCATCTGACTCGTAAACTCTTTGGTCGAAGCTCTGAGAAGACATCCGTCCTTGACCTAGGACAGATGTCTCTTTTTGATGAAGCAGAAACGGAGTCTAACCCCAAGGCTGTAGAACCAGACCTCAAGCAAGTCGAGGGTTACCGGCGAAAGAAATTTAACGGTCAACGCAAGGAACTTTTGAAAGATCTTCCCCATGAAAAACGGCTCTGTACTCTATTAGAAGATGACCGGTTCTGCGAAGAATGTCAGACGACGTTGGTCTCAGTAGGAGAAGAGTTCATGCGCACCGAAATTGAGTTTATCCCTGCAAAAGTCAGGGTGATTGATCTTTACCGTGAAACGTTCGAATGCCGCAGCTGTCGTAAGAATGGCTTGCCCTACATGGAGAAAGCACCCGTACCTTCGCCGGTAATTCAACATTCCATGGCCTCTCCTTCTACGGTAGCTTGGGTGATGCATCAGAAATTTGTCAACGCCCTTCCTCTTTACCGTCAGGAAAAAGAGTGGAAGACGCTGGGCGTTGAATTAAGTCGTGCCACCATGGCCAATTGGATCATGGTCGCAGCCCGAGACTGGCTGACCCTGCTTTTGCAGCGGATGCACCAGAAGCTCTTGGCGGAGAATTACCTACACGCTGATGAAACTCCAGTTCAAGTTCTTAACGAAGAGGGCCGAAAAAACACCACGGATTCCTACATGTGGATCTACAGTACGGGCAAACACTGTGAGCATCCCATCCGGATTTTTGAATACCAACCGGGCAGGAGTGGTAAATACCCTCAGAAATTCCTCAAAGGATTTAAGGGGTACCTCCACACGGACGCCTACTCAGGTTACCAAAAGGTAGAGGGAATTACGAGATGCCTATGTTGGGCCCATGTTCGCAGGAACTTCGTCGATGCCTTGCCCAAAGATATCCATAGTCCGGAAGCTACCTTGGCAAGTGATGGAATTCGATTCTGTAATGAGCTCTTTGAGAAAGAGAAGGCTCTCGAAGGGTGTTCAAGAGAAGTGCGACAAACCGAGCGTCTGAAGCAGGAGCAACCTGTTTTGGAGGCCTTTTGGACATGGGTGGATTTCCACAGGAACAAGGTTCTCCCTAAATCTAAATTGGGGGAAGCCCTAAATTACGCGGTAAACCATAAGCAGGAATTGATGAATTATCTGAAGGATGGAAACTGCTCCCTCTCCAACAACTTGGCAGAAAACAGTATTCGCCCCTTCACGATCGGACGTAAAAATTGGTTATTCAGCGGAAGCCCGAAAGGAGCAACCTCCAGTGCAGCTGTTTACAGCATGATTGAAAGTGCTAAGGCCAATGGTCTGAATCCCTATAAATATCTTTGTTTCATTTTCAGAGAGTTACCCGGTGTGCAGTTTGGTCAATACCCTGAATTTCTTGAAGATTATCTGCCGTGGAGTCCAGACGTACAGGCTGTTTGCAAATAG
- the tnpB gene encoding IS66 family insertion sequence element accessory protein TnpB (TnpB, as the term is used for proteins encoded by IS66 family insertion elements, is considered an accessory protein, since TnpC, encoded by a neighboring gene, is a DDE family transposase.), which produces MLGDLSKADKIYVACGYTDMRKSIDGLTALVQQNFQLNPFQNSLFLFCGRRHDRLKALYWEGDGFVLLYKRLEKSKFQWPKNAEAVRGITRQEFRWLMEGMSIDQPKAVKKWDSTGCFSV; this is translated from the coding sequence ATGCTCGGTGATCTCTCTAAGGCCGATAAAATCTACGTCGCCTGCGGGTATACCGACATGCGCAAGTCCATCGACGGACTGACAGCCTTGGTTCAGCAAAACTTCCAGCTCAACCCGTTCCAGAACAGTTTGTTTCTCTTTTGCGGTCGTCGGCATGATCGACTGAAGGCACTCTATTGGGAAGGAGATGGCTTTGTTCTTCTGTATAAACGACTGGAAAAGAGCAAATTCCAATGGCCCAAGAATGCTGAAGCGGTCCGCGGGATTACCCGCCAAGAATTCCGCTGGCTTATGGAGGGGATGTCCATCGATCAACCCAAGGCCGTGAAAAAGTGGGATTCTACAGGCTGTTTTTCGGTGTAA
- the tnpA gene encoding IS66 family insertion sequence element accessory protein TnpA, whose product MDTREATRNYRLNQWTEIVRECRSSGQTVAVWCAENSIIPRNYYYWLKKVRTAACEALPSLQPENNSIVPVSFPLDQVNRVSPQSIESSSPAIVVRMDAIILEIHNTASIELIENTLRALHHAR is encoded by the coding sequence TTGGATACCAGAGAAGCAACCCGTAACTACCGATTAAATCAGTGGACTGAGATCGTCCGTGAATGCCGGAGCAGTGGACAGACTGTCGCTGTCTGGTGCGCTGAGAATAGTATTATACCGAGAAATTATTACTATTGGTTGAAAAAAGTCCGTACAGCCGCCTGCGAAGCTCTGCCATCACTTCAACCCGAAAACAATTCAATCGTGCCAGTTTCTTTTCCACTTGACCAAGTCAACCGGGTCAGTCCCCAATCTATTGAATCATCGTCACCGGCTATCGTAGTGCGTATGGATGCCATAATCCTGGAAATTCATAACACCGCATCGATAGAATTAATCGAGAATACTCTGAGGGCACTCCATCATGCTCGGTGA
- a CDS encoding cell wall-binding repeat-containing protein: protein MKKTKKALATLAIAGMTLSMIPFNVFAAAPVPTRIAGVTAEQTAVKIADQTGYTGTAVLASSTSYGMVDALTAGPLAASLKAPILLTGAGDTLDAATKAELTKLEVKKVYVTSGTAVIKQGVIDELKAMGIEVEALGGYDRAETSVNIAKKMTGVTKVAIANTVPDALSIASVAAAANQAILLTDKDALPASVASYLTSAGITSSDVIGGSGVISDTVVAGLPGATRHYGMTAYDTNNQVIKDFAAGLAFDNVYVANGVTGIDALAGAPLAAQTKSPIVLTDGKTVPAAAAFTYSKSPASAVVTALGGEFVVPESVRAGVAAGQVTPDTNELKILSVSALNDANSVLEITFSKPISKLETSDVAVQNANTLARYGVKSAVLNSNGLIATVELYSHDDANQANPVLSYVTNYTVTVNADGTSLKTTFNRPAYVKERILDVDPSGRKIKIGAVTINVPKTTKFDYGDALGRKARVWYNSDRDLVNIVYEDETVVSGGLEITEDRAGSDYGEIEINDTKYDLAETGFKFYVNDSSVTFGNDGDEYDYARVFFNSTGEVELIQAYMWDDYLIVSEVEETVAVSYDDTEIDLEDYLVVKDGKQIAVSDLEEGDIIYFDADSNDGDGFAVVYNDSVSGEIEDVFSAEIRIDGTTYNFAGLKYNKPTQYLDGDDFEDVDSDVAEEFQAGGRVTLFLDHKGDAIYLTGEQAAVASNKDGFHLTDDAVIYFANSVDTRGTVELEGVDGAGEEQSYTIRIDSLDSVTGTNGKKYQVDKYFPSSPVSTLKIDKFGLNANHEIVALDENNQAFDLNGNLVAGTTATAWNGGLAIVDLDSAVDNSLIELKKNDSGKVVGFEFITPDTLSVAGGDLAVKLTDKFMNGSKLLSSTVVFDGHDTGTYNPDADDIVVTTWGALKDKGFKVQEATYYVNSDNEIKYLIIKGTDAEDTTEVNGVVTKVLRNTKLEITELTVLVDGVKKTYNVDKVTDSSINKGSLVALKVNDDNGQVEDINLNLRPRIVSGTVTDVAISTRTVQIDGIDYVLVSDGSVLNAKDVSDILVKALRDIKVGDSVQVSLDEQVPNASRFIDIVKIVPTVAAVTPITSATVSIPVPVVGEAAATTIAAGTGYTGTISWTAGVTAGNFVVGSPAATVVLTADATHSFTGAGPGAVTVPGSLSASSAVSGANDKTLTVTITYAAIAAAPTASLVSADDTDLVLTFSAPLYIGGMAIPPATEIKNQFVADGTVTITSATYNASVVTLVVTGASFGDTIKAKPGVLKDAAGSAYVPETMTFNGVNWQ, encoded by the coding sequence ATGAAGAAAACTAAAAAAGCTTTAGCTACTTTAGCTATCGCAGGTATGACATTAAGCATGATTCCATTTAATGTTTTCGCTGCTGCACCAGTTCCAACTCGTATTGCTGGCGTAACCGCTGAACAAACCGCTGTAAAAATCGCTGACCAAACCGGCTATACCGGTACTGCTGTTCTCGCATCCTCAACCTCCTATGGTATGGTTGATGCTTTAACTGCTGGTCCTTTGGCTGCTTCCTTAAAAGCTCCTATCCTGTTGACCGGAGCCGGAGACACCTTAGATGCTGCTACCAAAGCTGAGCTCACTAAACTCGAAGTTAAAAAAGTTTATGTAACAAGCGGAACTGCTGTTATTAAACAAGGGGTTATCGATGAGTTAAAAGCTATGGGTATCGAAGTTGAAGCTCTTGGTGGATATGACCGTGCTGAAACATCCGTCAATATCGCTAAGAAAATGACTGGCGTAACCAAAGTTGCTATCGCTAACACTGTTCCGGACGCACTCTCCATTGCTTCAGTAGCTGCTGCTGCTAATCAAGCAATTCTCTTAACTGACAAAGATGCTCTTCCTGCTAGTGTAGCTTCTTACTTAACAAGTGCTGGAATCACATCCAGTGATGTTATCGGCGGATCAGGCGTTATCAGTGATACAGTAGTAGCCGGACTTCCTGGCGCAACTCGCCACTATGGTATGACCGCTTATGACACCAATAACCAAGTTATTAAAGATTTCGCAGCTGGACTCGCGTTTGACAATGTCTATGTTGCTAACGGCGTAACCGGTATTGATGCTCTGGCAGGTGCTCCGCTTGCAGCTCAAACAAAATCGCCTATCGTTCTTACAGACGGCAAAACAGTTCCTGCTGCTGCAGCTTTCACTTACAGCAAATCTCCAGCTAGCGCTGTAGTTACTGCTCTTGGTGGCGAGTTTGTTGTTCCTGAGAGCGTACGCGCTGGCGTTGCAGCTGGCCAAGTTACACCTGATACAAATGAGTTGAAAATTTTATCAGTAAGTGCTCTTAACGATGCAAACAGCGTTCTTGAGATTACTTTCAGTAAACCTATTTCTAAACTTGAAACTTCAGATGTAGCAGTTCAAAACGCAAACACATTGGCTCGCTATGGTGTAAAAAGTGCAGTATTAAATTCAAATGGGTTGATTGCGACCGTTGAATTATATTCCCATGATGATGCTAACCAAGCAAATCCTGTACTTTCTTACGTTACTAATTACACCGTGACAGTAAATGCCGATGGAACAAGTCTTAAAACTACATTCAACCGTCCTGCATATGTCAAGGAAAGAATTTTAGATGTTGACCCGAGTGGTCGTAAAATTAAAATTGGAGCAGTAACAATCAATGTTCCTAAAACCACAAAATTTGATTATGGTGACGCACTAGGCCGCAAAGCACGTGTATGGTATAACTCAGACCGTGACTTAGTAAATATTGTATATGAAGATGAAACAGTAGTTTCTGGCGGTCTTGAAATCACTGAAGATCGTGCAGGAAGCGACTACGGCGAAATTGAAATCAACGACACAAAGTATGATCTCGCTGAAACTGGATTTAAGTTCTATGTGAACGATTCAAGTGTAACTTTTGGTAATGATGGCGATGAGTATGACTATGCTAGAGTGTTCTTCAACAGTACCGGAGAGGTTGAGCTAATTCAAGCTTACATGTGGGATGATTATCTTATCGTTTCCGAAGTAGAGGAAACTGTAGCTGTCTCTTATGATGACACCGAAATTGATCTTGAAGACTACCTCGTTGTTAAAGATGGCAAGCAAATCGCTGTTAGTGATCTGGAAGAAGGAGACATCATTTACTTTGATGCTGATTCTAATGACGGAGATGGATTTGCAGTAGTTTACAACGATTCTGTTTCCGGTGAGATCGAAGATGTATTTAGCGCTGAAATCAGAATTGATGGAACAACCTATAACTTTGCAGGTCTTAAGTACAACAAGCCGACTCAATATCTTGACGGCGACGACTTTGAAGATGTTGACAGCGATGTAGCTGAAGAGTTCCAAGCTGGCGGAAGAGTTACATTGTTCTTAGATCACAAAGGTGATGCTATCTATCTTACTGGTGAGCAGGCTGCTGTGGCATCAAATAAAGACGGTTTCCACTTAACTGACGATGCAGTAATCTACTTTGCTAACAGTGTCGATACTAGAGGAACAGTAGAGCTAGAAGGTGTCGATGGAGCGGGTGAAGAGCAATCCTACACCATCCGTATCGATTCTCTAGATAGTGTTACCGGAACTAATGGCAAGAAATATCAAGTAGATAAGTACTTCCCATCAAGCCCTGTCAGCACTTTAAAAATTGATAAATTTGGGCTTAATGCAAACCATGAGATTGTAGCCCTAGATGAAAATAATCAGGCATTTGATCTGAACGGAAACTTAGTAGCCGGAACAACTGCTACAGCTTGGAACGGTGGCTTAGCGATTGTCGATCTTGACAGCGCTGTAGATAATAGCCTTATTGAGCTTAAGAAAAATGATAGTGGTAAAGTTGTCGGATTTGAGTTCATAACCCCAGACACATTATCAGTTGCTGGCGGCGACCTTGCGGTTAAATTGACAGATAAGTTCATGAATGGTTCAAAGCTGTTGAGCAGTACAGTAGTATTTGATGGTCATGATACTGGAACGTATAATCCAGATGCTGATGACATTGTCGTAACTACATGGGGAGCATTAAAAGATAAAGGCTTTAAAGTACAGGAAGCTACTTACTATGTGAATAGTGATAATGAAATCAAGTATCTGATTATCAAAGGAACTGATGCTGAAGACACTACCGAAGTTAACGGAGTTGTAACAAAAGTATTGCGTAATACTAAACTAGAAATTACAGAATTGACTGTTCTAGTTGATGGTGTCAAGAAAACTTACAACGTTGACAAAGTGACCGATAGCAGTATCAATAAAGGTTCCTTAGTGGCTCTTAAAGTTAATGACGATAACGGCCAGGTTGAGGATATTAACTTGAACCTGCGCCCACGTATCGTTTCTGGAACTGTAACAGATGTTGCTATATCTACTCGTACAGTACAAATCGATGGGATAGACTACGTGTTAGTTTCAGATGGATCTGTACTAAATGCTAAAGATGTCAGTGACATTCTTGTTAAGGCTTTAAGAGATATTAAAGTTGGCGATAGCGTACAAGTGTCGCTTGATGAGCAAGTACCAAATGCCAGCAGATTCATTGACATTGTAAAAATAGTTCCAACTGTGGCAGCAGTAACTCCTATAACAAGTGCAACAGTATCTATACCTGTACCAGTTGTTGGTGAAGCAGCAGCAACAACAATAGCTGCAGGAACAGGTTATACAGGAACAATTAGTTGGACAGCAGGAGTAACAGCTGGTAACTTTGTAGTAGGATCACCTGCCGCAACGGTTGTATTAACAGCTGATGCTACTCACTCGTTTACTGGAGCTGGACCTGGAGCCGTTACAGTTCCAGGATCATTGTCAGCATCTAGTGCTGTCTCTGGAGCAAATGATAAAACCTTGACGGTTACTATCACTTATGCAGCTATAGCTGCTGCTCCAACTGCATCACTTGTTAGTGCTGATGATACAGACTTAGTATTAACATTCAGCGCTCCTCTATACATTGGTGGTATGGCAATACCTCCTGCTACCGAGATTAAGAACCAATTTGTAGCCGATGGTACCGTAACTATTACATCAGCTACCTATAATGCTAGCGTTGTAACACTTGTTGTAACTGGAGCTTCATTTGGTGATACAATCAAGGCTAAACCAGGCGTATTGAAAGACGCAGCTGGCAGCGCTTATGTACCAGAGACAATGACATTCAACGGTGTAAACTGGCAGTAA